TGCTGACGTTCTCGCCGCCGCTTATGATGACGTCCTTGGATCTATCCTTTATCTCGATGTACCCATCTGGGTGCACGACTCCTACATCCCCGGTAAAGAACCAGCCATCTCTCATGCACATGGCTGTGGCCTCTGGGTTCTTAAAGTATCCTAACATGAGGCACCCTCCTCTGAACACTATATCCCCCATTTTCCGGCCATCTCTAGGCACACTCTTGAGCGTATCCTTGTCAACGACGTTCACTTCCGCCATGGATAGCGTCCCTACGCCCTGCCTGGCCTTTAGCCTGGCACGGTCTTCTGCAGGCAGACAATTCCAGCCTGGTTTCCATGCGCAGGTGACAGCTACCCCTCCCGTCTCCGTCAGTCCATACCCATGAGTTATCAAGAATCCGAGTGCCTCAACTCGCAAGAGAACGGCAGCCGGCGGCGGAGCACCGGATGTAAGGATATGGACCGGATGCGGCAGGTACCGCTTTTGGCCGGCGGGGAGTGAGTTGGCTTGGTTGGCGATCATGTTGAGGACGACCGGCGCGCCGCACATGTGGGTCACCTTGTGGTCGGATATGGCCGAGTGTATAACCGACGAGTCGAAGCGTCTCAGGCAAACGTTGGTGCCGCCGACGGCCGCCATCGCCCAAGGGAAGCTCCAGCCGTTGGCGTGGAACATGGGCAAGGTCCACAGGTAGACCGGTCGGCCGGCGACTCCCCAGATTACCAATGCATCGAGGGCGCTTAGGAAGAGGCTGCGGTGGCAATGAAC
Above is a window of Nymphaea colorata isolate Beijing-Zhang1983 chromosome 8, ASM883128v2, whole genome shotgun sequence DNA encoding:
- the LOC116258374 gene encoding 2-methylpropanoate--CoA ligase CCL4-like isoform X2, with protein sequence MYEAHFGVPMCGAVLNTINTRLDARMLSVLLLHGEAKLAIVDYQFLQVVTEAMAFVSVQSGKQPMVVSIGQEDADDDGSELKINGLQIIATYEELIRRGDPLFKWVRPTNDWDPIVLNYTSGTTSEPKGVVHCHRSLFLSALDALVIWGVAGRPVYLWTLPMFHANGWSFPWAMAAVGGTNVCLRRFDSSVIHSAISDHKVTHMCGAPVVLNMIANQANSLPAGQKRYLPHPVHILTSGAPPPAAVLLRVEALGFLITHGYGLTETGGVAVTCAWKPGWNCLPAEDRARLKARQGVGTLSMAEVNVVDKDTLKSVPRDGRKMGDIVFRGGCLMLGYFKNPEATAMCMRDGWFFTGDVGVVHPDGYIEIKDRSKDVIISGGENVSSVEVESVLYGHPAVDEAAVVARPDEYWGETPCAFLSLKQEYQGRTSEKEIIAFCREKLPHYMVPKTVVFGELPKTSTGKMQKAVLRQKAKALASSSHGSVFPSRM